The Edaphobacter sp. 12200R-103 genome contains a region encoding:
- a CDS encoding peptidoglycan-binding protein, translating to MRPGRLLSFTLVLATTVTPCVAKSRKHHTPAKHTKVVAKAKGQRTIDDSRATQIQQALVRSGYMTEVSGHWDSTTETAMQKYQSDNGWQTKLMPDSRAIIKLGLGPNQTSSNSAADTVSSTPQTVAESSSQMGDLSQR from the coding sequence ATGCGGCCAGGCCGACTCCTAAGTTTCACTCTCGTTCTTGCAACCACTGTCACCCCCTGCGTCGCGAAGAGTCGCAAACATCACACCCCTGCAAAGCACACGAAGGTCGTCGCTAAGGCAAAAGGGCAGCGCACCATCGATGATTCACGAGCAACGCAGATTCAGCAGGCCCTTGTTCGGTCGGGCTATATGACAGAGGTAAGTGGCCACTGGGATTCGACGACAGAGACCGCCATGCAGAAGTACCAGTCCGATAATGGTTGGCAGACGAAGCTGATGCCCGATTCGCGCGCTATCATCAAGCTCGGACTCGGTCCCAACCAGACCAGCTCGAACAGCGCCGCAGACACCGTCTCTTCGACTCCACAGACCGTAGCTGAGAGCTCTTCCCAAATGGGTGATCTTTCGCAGCGCTAA
- a CDS encoding FliM/FliN family flagellar motor switch protein, translating into MEENITGSPNQGPDSKLDLLYDIDLDATIRFGTREMALHEVLELGPGTVLELDRHVNEPVDLVVGDRIVARGEVVVVSGNFALRVTEVATPQLRLESIRCFF; encoded by the coding sequence ATGGAAGAAAACATAACCGGAAGTCCAAATCAAGGACCAGATTCAAAACTGGACCTGCTCTATGACATCGATCTCGATGCGACCATCCGCTTCGGAACGCGTGAGATGGCGCTGCATGAGGTTCTGGAGCTTGGGCCGGGAACGGTGCTTGAACTGGATCGACACGTCAATGAGCCTGTCGATCTCGTTGTCGGCGACAGAATCGTGGCCCGTGGCGAAGTGGTGGTGGTGAGCGGCAACTTCGCGTTGCGGGTGACAGAGGTGGCGACGCCGCAACTGCGGCTGGAGAGTATACGATGCTTTTTCTAG
- a CDS encoding flagellar motor switch protein FliM: MEKKLGQEDIDALFAAANASAKADKVEVEKGPEKYLFSQAGQISNDQMRAITTVNDLFARNLMHSMGTWLRMSFRVKLVAGEQLPFSEFLERLSAMAYICSLRLEPLGAVGLLELDLALVAPIVDVLLGGVGRAANRREPTDIEEAIMRSVIEMIVQELTLAWQSVGLEFAFEKRETEAQAARTMTLGEKTLCVSFEVRMPEMQGVVNLCLPAVVLNAILRRLISEGDRPRRRSRESAARMRELIAGSRVEVQLQLPAIRLRASQIHSLETGSVLRLPIARHEPSDLIVGGLHMGKARAVRTGEHRGAKLETPLYTPMIETPAGPMGGQRAN, from the coding sequence ATGGAAAAGAAACTTGGGCAGGAAGATATTGATGCATTATTTGCCGCAGCCAATGCCTCTGCGAAGGCTGACAAGGTTGAGGTAGAGAAAGGTCCGGAGAAGTATCTGTTCAGCCAGGCAGGCCAGATCAGCAACGATCAGATGAGGGCCATCACCACCGTAAACGACCTCTTCGCGAGGAACCTGATGCACTCGATGGGGACCTGGCTGCGAATGTCGTTTCGAGTAAAGCTTGTGGCCGGCGAACAACTCCCCTTCAGCGAGTTTCTTGAGCGGTTGTCGGCCATGGCTTATATCTGCTCTTTACGTTTGGAGCCGCTGGGAGCCGTTGGCTTGCTGGAGCTGGACCTCGCGCTGGTAGCTCCCATCGTTGATGTCCTGCTTGGAGGAGTCGGGCGTGCTGCAAACAGGCGAGAACCTACCGATATCGAAGAGGCGATCATGCGATCGGTGATCGAGATGATAGTTCAGGAGCTGACGCTTGCCTGGCAGTCAGTAGGACTGGAGTTTGCTTTCGAAAAGCGCGAGACCGAGGCACAGGCAGCGAGGACGATGACGCTTGGCGAAAAAACTTTATGTGTCAGCTTCGAGGTGAGAATGCCGGAGATGCAGGGGGTCGTGAATCTCTGTCTTCCAGCGGTTGTTCTCAATGCAATTCTTCGGAGATTGATCTCTGAGGGCGACCGGCCCAGGCGAAGGTCCAGGGAATCAGCAGCAAGGATGCGAGAGTTGATTGCTGGCTCGCGTGTGGAGGTACAGCTTCAGCTTCCCGCCATACGTTTGCGCGCCAGCCAGATCCATTCTCTTGAAACAGGCAGTGTGCTTCGGCTTCCGATTGCCCGCCACGAGCCGTCGGATCTGATCGTTGGTGGACTGCACATGGGCAAGGCTCGCGCCGTGCGTACAGGAGAGCATCGCGGAGCAAAGCTGGAGACACCTCTGTACACCCCAATGATTGAGACTCCCGCTGGCCCCATGGGAGGCCAGCGAGCGAATTAA